Proteins encoded by one window of Cloeon dipterum chromosome 2, ieCloDipt1.1, whole genome shotgun sequence:
- the gro gene encoding transducin-like enhancer protein 4, with protein MYPTGMNAAAAAAAAAARHPGPPQPAQPFKFTVLETCDRIKEEFNFLQAQYHNIKLECEKLASEKIEIQRHYVMYYEMSYGLNVEMHKQTEIAKRLNTLIAQILPFLSQEHQQQVATAVDRAKQVTMTELNAIIGQQRSELPRLLQQMHAQQLPHAGHAPPIPMMPHPGLPGPPSSAASLLGLSGLSGAPGAHPLSMLGAKPDLHREDVKASSAGIQGAEERHRNSISPAEREKYRPRSPAEVEHKKVKKEEKDCHASDGEKSDQDLVVDDASEDPVSPANGTASPRENGLDKLAPKKEHVGPHSPRSGTSSNASTPSTKKLDGEKPTTPISKSVTPTSGGSGSSAAGGSGLKPLVKPPPLGQYPPYLPGAAPHDLQAGAYGAHLNNLPPTLNNYQRPPIVGFDPHPQMRAPLGPGLGGIPGGKPAYSFHVSAEGQMQPVPFPPDALMGPGIPRHARQINTLTHGEVVCAVTISNPTKYVYTGGKGCVKVWDISQPGNKSPVSQLDCLQRDNYIRSVKLLPDGRTLIVGGEASNLSIWDLASPTPRIKAELTSSAPACYALAISPDSKVCFSCCSDGNIAVWDLQNQTLVRQFQGHTDGASCIDISADGTKLWTGGLDNTVRSWDLREGRQLQQHDFTSQIFSLGYCPTGEWLAVGMENSNVEVLHCNKPDKYQLHLHESCVLSLKFAACGKWFVSTGKDNLLNAWRTPYGASIFQSKESSSVLSCDISADDKYIVTGSGDKKATVYEVMY; from the exons GGCCCGCCCCAGCCGGCACAGCCATTCAAGTTTACCGTATTAGAAACATGTGACAGAATCAAAGAAGAGTTCAACTTCCTGCAGGCCCAGTATCACAA CATCAAGCTCGAGTGTGAGAAGCTGGCCAGCGAGAAAATCGAAATCCAACGCCACTACGTGATG TACTACGAGATGTCCTACGGGCTCAACGTTGAGATGCACAAGCAG ACTGAAATCGCCAAGCGGCTCAACACACTCATCGCACAGATCTTGCCATTTCTCTCTCAGGAG CACCAACAACAAGTAGCCACTGCAGTCGACAGGGCAAAACAAGTCACCATGACAGAGCTGAACGCAATCATTGGG CAACAGCGCTCTGAACTTCCTCGTTTATTG CAACAGATGCACGCGCAGCAGCTACCCCACGCCGGCCACGCTCCCCCCATCCCGATGATGCCTCACCCGGGGCTCCCGGGTCCCCCATCAAGCGCCGCCAGCCTCCTGGGCCTTTCGGGCCTCTCCGGGGCTCCGGGCGCACACCCCCTCTCGATGCTGGGCGCCAAGCCCGACCTGCACCGTGAGGACGTCAAAGCCAGCAGCG CCGGCATTCAAGGCGCTGAAGAGCGACAT CGCAATTCCATTTCCCCTGCCGAAAGGGAAAAGTACAGACCGAGAAGCCCAGCAGAGGTAGAACACAAGAAGGTTAAGAAAGAGGAGAAAGACTGCCAT GCGAGTGATGGGGAAAAGAGTGACCAAGATCTGGTTGTCGACGACGCGAGCGAGGACCCCGTCTCTCCAGCCAACGGCACCGCATCTCCCAGGGAAAACGGTCTGGACAAGTTGGCGCCCAAAAAGGAGCACGTAGGACCGCATAG TCCACGCAGTGGCACCAGCTCAAATGCCAGCACCCCGTCGACCAAGAAACTGGACGGCGAGAAGCCGACGACCCCAATCTCAAAGTCGGTGACCCCGACGAGCGGGGGCAGCGGCAGCAGTGCTGCCGGCGGCAGTGGCCTCAAGCCCCTCGTCAAGCCACCACCCTTGG GTCAATACCCTCCCTACCTGCCAGGGGCAGCTCCGCACGATCTGCAGGCCGGCGCTTACGGTGCTCACCTCAACAATTTGCCACCCACCCTGAACAACTACCAACGTCCCCCAATT GTGGGCTTTGACCCCCATCCTCAGATGCGAGCGCCCCTGGGACCCGGCCTCGGCGGCATTCCCGGCGGCAAGCCAGCCTACTCATTCCACGTGAGCGCCGAGGGCCAGATGCAGCCGGTGCCGTTTCCGCCGGACGCCCTCATGGGGCCCGGCATCCCGCGGCACGCGCGACAGATCAACACGCTGACGCACGGCGAGGTCGTATGCGCGGTCACCATCAGCAACCCCACCAAGTACGTGTACACAGGCGGCAAGGGCTGCGTCAAGGTGTGGGACATCAGCCAGCCGGGCAACAAGAGCCCAGTTTCGCAACTCGACTGCCTG CAACGAGATAACTACATTCGATCGGTGAAACTGTTGCCCGACGGACGAACGCTTATAGTGGGTGGAGAGGCGAGCAACCTGTCCATTTGGGATCTGGCCTCCCCAACGCCCCGTATCAAGGCTGAGCTCACCTCCAGCGCTCCAGCGTGCTACGCCCTCGCCATCAGCCCCGATTCTAAG GTTTGCTTTAGCTGCTGTAGCGATGGCAACATTGCTGTCTGGGACCTGCAGAACCAGACATTGGTCAGGCAGTTCCAGGGTCACACAGATGGTGCCAGCTGTATAGACATCTCTGCTGATGGAACAAAACTCTGGACAG GTGGTCTAGACAATACGGTGCGCTCTTGGGACCTGCGTGAGGGACgtcagctgcagcagcacgACTTCACCTCGCAGATTTTCTCGCTGGGCTACTGCCCCACAGGCGAGTGGCTAGCCGTCGGTATGGAGAACTCAAATGTTGAGGTGCTGCACTGCAACAAGCCCGACAAGTACCAACTGCACCTGCACGAGAGCTGCGTCCTCTCCCTCAAGTTCGCGGCATGTGGAAAGTGGTTTGTCAGTACTGGCAAGGACAACTTGCTGAATGCCTGGAGGACGCCCTACGGAGCCTCCATTTTCCAA TCAAAGGAATCTTCATCGGTGCTGAGTTGTGATATATCAGCTGATGACAAGTACATAGTGACAGGCTCAGGAGATAAAAAGGCAACGGTGTACGAGGTCATGTACTGA